From the genome of Watersipora subatra chromosome 9, tzWatSuba1.1, whole genome shotgun sequence:
ttgaaaTGTATGCACTTGTCTACATTTTTGCTTGTAATGAATGTTGTTTGAACAGTTTAACAGTTAAAGTCAACAGGACACCAACTCGCTATAGTGAAGTCTTCCTCTCAACTTGGAAAAAGTAGTAAATCCTCTCAAGTTGGAGAAAGTAGTGAAGTTTTCCTCTCAACCTAGAGAAAGTAGTGAGGTCTTCCTTTCAACCTGGAGAAAGTAGTAAACCTTCCTCTCAACTTGAAGAAAGTAGTGAACCTTCTTCTCAAGTTGGAGAAAGTAGTAAACCTTCCTCTCAATTTGGAGCAAGTAGTAAAACCTTCCTCTCAAGTTGGAGCAAGTAGTAAACCTTCCTCTCAAGCTAGAGCAAGTAGTAAACCTTCCTCTCAAGTTGGAGGAAGTAGTGAACCTTCCTCTCAAGTTGGAGAAAGTAGTAAACCCTTCTCTCAAGTTGGAGAAAATAGTAAACCTTCCTCTCAAGTTGGAGAAAGTAGTAAACCTTCCTCTCAAGTTGGAGAAAGTAGTGAAGTTTTCCTCTCAAGCTAAAGCAAGTAGTAAACCTTCCTCTCAACTTGGAGAAAGTAGTAAACCTTCCTCTCAAGTTGGAGAAAGTAGTAAACCTTCCTCTCAAGTTGGAGAAAGTAGTAAACCTTCCTCTCAAGTTGGAGAATGTAGTAAACCTTTCTATCAACCTGGAGAAAGTAGTAAACCTTTCTTTCAAGTTGGAAAAAGTAGTAAACTTTCCTCTCAACTTGGAGAAAGTAGTAAACCTTCCTCTCAACCTGGGGAAAGTAGTAAACTTTCTTCTCAACCTGGAGAAAGTAGGAAACCATCCTCTCAACTTGAAGAAAGTAATAAACCTTCCTCTCAAACTGGAGAAAGTAGAGAAGTCTTCTTCTCAAACTGAAGAAAGTAGTGAAGTCTTCCTCTCAAGCTAAAGCAAGTAGTGAAACTTCCTCTCAAGTTGGAGAAAGTAGTAAACCTTCCTCTCACGTTGGAGAAAGTAGTGAACCTTCCTCGCAAGTTGGAGAAAGTAGTAAACCTTCCTCTCAAGTTGGAGAAAGTAGTAAACCTTCCTCTCAAGTTGGAGAAAGTAGTAAACCTTTCTATCAAGTTGGAGAAAGTAGCGAAGTTTTCCTCTCAAGCTAAAGCAAGTAGTAAACCTTCCTCTCAACTTGGAGAAAGTAGTAAACCTTCCTCTCAAGTTGGAGAGAGTAGTAAACCTTCCTCTCAAGTTGGAGAAAGTAGTAAACCTTCTTCTCAAGTTGGAGAAAGTAGTAAACCTTCCTCTCAATTTGGAGCAAGTAGTAAAACCTTCCTCTCAAGTTGGAGCAAATAGTAAACCTTCCTCTCAAGCTAGAGCAAGTAGTAAACCTTCCTCTCAAATTGGAGGAAGTAGTGAACCTTCCTCTCAAGTTGGAGAAAGTAGTAAACCCTTCTCTCAAGTTGGAGAAAGTAGTAAACCTTCCTCTCAAGTTGGAGAAAGTAGTAAACCTTCCTCTCAAGTTGGAGAAAATAGTAAACCTTTCTCTCAAGTTGGAGAAAGTAGTGAAGTTTTCCTCTCAAGCTAAAGCAAGTAGTAAACCTTCCTCTCAACTTGGAGAAAGTAGTAAACCTTCCTCTCAAGTTGGAGAGAGTAGTAAACCTTCCTCTCAAGTTGGAGAAAGTAGTAAACCTTCTTCTCAAGTTGGAGAAAGTAGTAAACCTTCCTCTCAATTTGGAGCAAGTAGTAAAACCTTCCTCTCAAGTTGGAGCAAATAGTAAACCTTCCTCTCAAGCTAGAGCAAGTAGTAAACCTTCCTCTCAAGTTGGAGGAAGTAGTGAACCTTCCTCTCAAGTTGGAGAAAGTAGTAAACCCTTCTCTCAAGTTGGAGAAAGTAGTAAACCTTCCTCTCAAGTTGGAGAAAGTAGTA
Proteins encoded in this window:
- the LOC137405071 gene encoding ribosome-binding protein 1-like translates to MICTFHSPTKYRFPSDNSEETEKRSKMLEQVVNLPLKLEQVVNLPLKLEEVVNLPLKLEKVVNPSLKLEKIVNLPLKLEKVVNLPLKLEKVVKFSSQAKASSKPSSQLGESSKPSSQVGESSKPSSQVGESSKPSSQVGECSKPFYQPGESSKPFFQVGKSSKLSSQLGESSKPSSQPGESSKLSSQPGESRKPSSQLEESNKPSSQTGESRELKQVVKLPLKLEKVVNLPLTLEKVVNLPRKLEKVVNLPLKLEKVVNLPLKLEKVVNLSIKLEKVAKFSSQAKASSKPSSQLGESSKPSSQVGESSKPSSQVGESSKPSSQLEQVVNLPLKLEEVVNLPLKLEKVVNPSLKLEKVVNLPLKLEKVVNLPLKLEKIVNLSLKLEKVVKFSSQAKASSKPSSQLGESSKPSSQVGESSKPSSQVGESSKPSSQLEQVVNLPLKLEEVVNLPLKLEKVVNPSLKLEKVVNLPLKLEKVVNLPLKLEKIVNLSLKLEKVVKFSSQAKASSKPSSQLGESSKPSSQVGESSKPSSQVGESSKPSSQLEQVVNLPLKLEQVVNLPLKLEKVVNPSSQTRASSKPSSQVEECSKPSSQVGESSELSYQPGKSSKPSSQAGVSSEPFLSSRSKQ